A stretch of DNA from Candidatus Bathyarchaeia archaeon:
TTTCCATTTTTCAAGGGAAAATTTATATGAAGGAAATTTTTGTTCTATTTCAATCTCATTTCCAAAATCAGATTTCTGGGCGAGAAAATTACTTCCTTCTAGTCTTCCGCTCACCCCTGCTTTTCCTAACAACCGTTACTGTTGGTTCTTGGTTTAGCTGTCTAATTTGGGCATTTGGGTATAGACGCTTAATATCCCTTCTAATCTTAGATAAGTCCACATCCCCATAGGTTTTGACATCAACCACTGGGTTGCCATCCTCGTCGTAGCTTAGCGAAACAGCATATCCTGAGCCTATCTCAATTTTCGCTGGTTCCAAAATGAAGCCAAAATCTTCAGCTAAATCCAATTTCACCGGGCTTGTAGTTTCACGTTTATGCCTCTTCTCAGCCATCAAACCACCGCTTAAAGAAAAGCGTGAGAGAATTTAAAGCATTGCTATTCTAGAATAAGGATTGTTTTTACAGCTTGTAAAAGTTTAGTGCACCAGCAGCTTCTCCTCATACTTCTTTAGATATTCAGCGGCTTCGCCCACGTCCATGAATAGGTCATCTACCCGCTGCACGTCTTCGATGGTTACCTTATCCCTGTTGGATGATTTTGCGTTTTGAGCCGCCAAGCTTAACAATTGGACAGCGTACCTCATGGAGCTTTTTGCCCCTACCTCGGCAAGCTTTTCAAGGGCATCCTTATCCAGCTTAATCTTCTCCTCAGAAGCGCGAATCCTTAAGATCTCTTTAATGCTTTCTAAGTCGTAAGGTTGTGTTGCAATTATGACCGAGCGGTCTATGAGGTCAACTGGGAAGCCCAGCGGACTTCTTATGTCTGTCCCGCGAATTCTTGCTACTCCACGGTTTGTGGCAAGAATTATTATCGGCACAAGTTCGCTTTCCATGGCTCTTCCGAGGAAGCTAAACGCTTCCAAGTCTAAGAGGTGGGCGTCATCTATGAAGAGCACTCCCGGATGGATGAAGGCTTTGCCACTGTCAACCCACTCTTTCACCTGCTGGTCGACAGCCATTCGCACTTCAGTATCAATCTCCTTCGACTCGGAACCGCCAAAAAACAGCGAGAACAACCCGCCTGAACGTTGTCTAGCATTTAATTCATCCAAATCCGCCAGCGTAAGCATGTAGACAAACTCTTTCTCTTTCAAAACCTTGCCGTTTGGACGGGGAATCTTCCTCCTGGTGTCAACATCATAGGTTTTTCCCTTTTGACTTTCAAGGCATAGTCCAAGGTTAACCACCCTTCCAGTCTCAGCATCTATCTGGATAACATGCCCCTCAGATATGCCTTCGGCAATTATTTGTTGGGCTATAGAGGCGCCAGCCTCGATGGTTTTCTCCTCCTCCCTTGTTTTCAACGTTAGCCTAACACTTTCCGGAATCTTCTGGTAGGGGTTATAGGGGTGCGGCGCTGTTCGGATATCCACCATGGTAACCTCGCCCTCGTAGACCTTACGCATTTCATGAATTTCAACGCCGATGCACTTTCTTATGGCTTCTATGAGGACTTCTGTTTTCTTCCGCTCAGTGCTGTAGATTTCGCTTCCGCTCATCTGTATGAATGGAACGTTTTCGCCAAGCTCCTTAGAAATAGCCACTGCTATGGCAGTTTTCCCAGTTCCCGGTGGACCAGCCAAAATAATGCATTTTCCACTGAGTTTTCCCTCCTTAATCATCTTTACAACTAAGCCTGCAGCTTCTCTGGCTTTTTCCTGTCCAACCATTCCATCCTTTATTTTCACAGCCTTTAGATTTTCATCTAAGCCTAAACCCTTAATGTGGGTGTGGGCGCCTATTCTTTCAAATCTTGAAACTGGTGTGGTTGGCAGCTCCCTAATAGCCGCCATAAAGGTCGCCCCCAAACTGAGGTTTTAAAACGCCTTTTATTAATTAACAGATTTTAAACCAGAAATCACAAGGATAAAAATTTAGCGCTTATTTTCCGAACATTTCCCTTCTATCCAGTAAATAATTTAGAACGGTTATGCAGGTGGCAGCCAAATAGGGCTTTTTTCCGAGGGATACTTTCTCTCCATAGCGCAGGGCGAAAGCCTCAACCTTCTTAGGCAAGCCCACATGGTCTCCTAGAACAAAAACGGGATTTTCCCCAACATCAACATCTAAAACGTCTTTTCCGCCTTCTTCGAGAACATATATTTTGGTCTTTTCCGCCTTCTCCCTTATCAAAGCCTCAAAACTCACCTTTGAAAGACTTATACCAGGGTGCGGCTTCCCAGACAAAACCTTTTTTAGTATCTGAGTCCATGTACCGACGTCGGTTCTAACATCATATAGCGTTAAGCCCTCAACCTTCAGATGCAGTGGCGGTTGTGGCGGGCCATTCAGTATAGCGTGGAAGACTGTATCCTTGCGTATGGCATGAGATAGAAAAAGGCTTGCAACAGCACATTCGTAAACTATGTCAAGGCGTCCAGCATCATGTAAGTTTTTCCACCTCCCATCGGTTCGACCCATCCGCGAATACAAGATAAATTCACGCACACTCGTCACCCTACCTCTGTTTAGTGGTTATCAAGAGCTAAATCTGCCTAATCTTTAATATATCCTGATATAGTTCTTTGAGAATCTCCTTGTAGTCTGCCTTTCCTTGCTCTATCATATCCATTATTGATTCAAGTCTCCGCGTCGCCTCTTCAGACGTGTATTCTCCAAACATTAAGCTCAGGTATTTGTAGACTTTGAAGCCCAATGTTGTGCTGATGAGCCTATTCCTCTTCTCAACGGCATAGCGCCTTTCCAAAATTGTTGCAACAGTCTTGGCATAAGTGCTGGGTCTCCCAACACCCCTCTCTTTCATTAGGGCGATTACCTCGCCTTGAGTGAATGGTCTCGCCGCTGGCAAGTACAGCAGTCTCGCAAACTTTAATGTGTACTCGCCCTCTTGGACAGCGTTCACGGTTTTTATTGGCAGTACTGTGTTGAAGCCCTCGCTTAAAATGCTGACGGGGTTCTCGACAAAGGCTTGGTTTCCATCTATTAAAACCTTAAATTGCTGATAGAGGAGTTTAACTTCCCTCATCTGGCTTGCAATGAAACGCTTGAATATCAAGTCGTAAAGCTGGAAGTGGTCACTCGTAAGTCTTTTTGGAAACCTCAGTATTCCCATAGAGATTAAGTTTTTCAGCTGTTCTACATCTAAAGCCCTTGTCGGTCTAATGCACTCATGCGCGCCTTCCATGAGGTACCTTCGTGGAACAAACAGCGATGGATATTTTTCCTGAATGTAGTTTTTCGCGATGCCTATCCCCGTGGCTGAAACGGTTGTTGAGTCTGTTCTGTGGTATGTGCATAAGCCCATCTCAAACAGGTCTTGGGCAAGCATCATTGTTTTTGTGGCTGAGAGACCAAGCTTCAATGACGCGTCGCGAAGCAGCGTATCAGTAGTGTATGGTGGCGGCGGGTTCACGCTTCTCTCTTCGGTTTTTAAGTCGATTATTCTGGCTTTTAGTTGGCTAATACGCTTTTCAAGTTGTTCCGCTGGGATTTGGATGTTTGGGTTCTCGATAGAAACCCTTAAGCCGTTTGAAAGCACAGCCGACAAAACTTTCTTCTTCCTTCTTGACTGGCTAGCTCTTTCTATTATCCACCCCAGCACTGGAGTTTGAACCCTTCCAGCTGAAAGCCTATAATTCTGGAACTTGCGCCAAAGCTTCTGGCTGAGCTCAAAGCCTATCCAACGGTCTTCTATGCGCCTAACCAGTTGGGCTTCAACCATCCTCAAATTAATTTCTCTTCTATTCTTTATTGCTTGGAGAAAAGCTCCCTTGGTGATTTCGTGAAACTCTAACCTTTCCACCTTATGGTTCATGGGGTAAAGGGAGCAATAAATGTCGTAGGCTATTTTCTCGCCCTCAATATCCGGGTCTGTGGCTATGAAGATGTTGTTAACTTCTAGGGCGATTTCCCTCATTGCATCTATAAGCTCGCTTTTGGAATAGAACTCTTGGCTTCTACATTTTGGACAAAACTCTAGGCCCGTAAACTGTTCTCCACATTTCCTGCACTTCTTTATGAAATCGTATATAGGTATGAAATCCCCATTTTGAATTTTCACGCCATGGAACCCCTCGTTAACCACCAAGTCGTAAACGTGCCCCATACTCGCCACAATATTAAGCACAAACTCTCCGGTGCTTACCTCAAAAACCGTTACGTTTCCAACTCTCCTCTTGTAGGGCTTTCCAAAAAACCTTGATATGGTTCTTGCTTTTGTCGGTGACTCCACGATTAGAAGGGCTGCCTTAATAAAATCCTTCACTCTTTTTGCGATTTTGCCCTCTCTAATCTCCCGAATAATTCTTCTATCCTCATCCACTTTCTTGAACCATTTCTCAGCAGTTTTGGCGGTGAATCTTGTCCATGTGGCTTCTCCAAGCATGAACTCCAGTTTACGCCTAATCGAGTGGAAAGCCTTCTCGTCATCCACCAGTAGGAAGCTCGCACCCCGTGTTATGCCCCCAGCAAACATCCTTGAGGCTCTTCCAGAAGCTTGAACATAAGCTATAGGATCCGCAACGATGAGATAGAAGTCTCCATCCCTCTTTTTTAGGGAAACCTCCTTGCTTTGCATTATTTGCTCTATAACCTTGGGCGTGATAACACTTTTCAGAAAATCCCTTGCCTCCAAAACTATCCTTTTAACATAGTCCTCATATCCGCTGAGCCGGGCGCCAACCTCTATGGACGCTTTAACCCTTTCCAGCGTCTGCTTGTCTATGGGGACTATTCTGCGAAGACCATTGATTATCTGGCTCGCCTTGTCCTGCTGATCCCTTTCCAGAAACTCCCTAATGTTTTTAAGAAGCGTAAGAATTTTGGACGGGTTATATTCCTCCCAGCTTAGCTTAATCTCCATCCTTGGCACGCCTGCGAAGATTACATAGCGAACCCTATCCGGAAGGTCTATCCCCCTCGCAAGGGGGCTTCTGAAACTTGCAACCCCTATTAAGGCGTCAAATTCGCCTTTCTCAAACTTTTCTAAAAGCTCCTCGTCCATCTTCACGTAGGCATTCGCCCTCACGCCATTTGCATTCAAAAACCCGCTTAGCTTAAGGGCATAATCTCTGCCAAACACGGAGGGAACAAAAACCAAACATCCAGAGCCAAAACTCTTAATCAAGGATAGCACTTGGCTTTCAATTTCGCCGCCTGCCTCAATGTAAAAGTCTTTGATGTTTCTTAAAAATTCTGGTTTAAAGCCTATTTGGAACTTTAAAAGTTCTTCGAAGAGCTTTATCCTTTTTGTTCTCTTTGCCTTCACAGTCGCCCCGGAAACAACCAGCAAGCCAACATTGTTTCGACTTTTATAATCCTCAATCTTACGCCTTATCGCCTCAATTTGTTCCAGAACTTCTAGCGGGGTTTTACCCATCCTTCTTAATCGGTTTGCCTCCCTCCGCAAGTCTATAAGCTGAAAAGCTAACCCTATCGTGGCGTTGTCAAAGCCCAAAATCGTCAAAATCCTATCCACATTCCTCGGAGATTTCAGGAAGGAATCCACATCATCCACAAACACGAAGTCGAAATTTTTGTCCCTTAAAACGTCAAAGTGGCTCACCAAAAACCTTTCAGTTGTTATAAGAATTTCGAAATCGCCACTAGCCACCTTTTCCAAAGCTGCTTTTCTCTCTTCATCGCCTAAAGCCGCATGATAACATATCTTTTTAGGCTTTATTCCAAGCCTTTCTGAATAGG
This window harbors:
- a CDS encoding RuvB-like helicase, with the translated sequence MAAIRELPTTPVSRFERIGAHTHIKGLGLDENLKAVKIKDGMVGQEKAREAAGLVVKMIKEGKLSGKCIILAGPPGTGKTAIAVAISKELGENVPFIQMSGSEIYSTERKKTEVLIEAIRKCIGVEIHEMRKVYEGEVTMVDIRTAPHPYNPYQKIPESVRLTLKTREEEKTIEAGASIAQQIIAEGISEGHVIQIDAETGRVVNLGLCLESQKGKTYDVDTRRKIPRPNGKVLKEKEFVYMLTLADLDELNARQRSGGLFSLFFGGSESKEIDTEVRMAVDQQVKEWVDSGKAFIHPGVLFIDDAHLLDLEAFSFLGRAMESELVPIIILATNRGVARIRGTDIRSPLGFPVDLIDRSVIIATQPYDLESIKEILRIRASEEKIKLDKDALEKLAEVGAKSSMRYAVQLLSLAAQNAKSSNRDKVTIEDVQRVDDLFMDVGEAAEYLKKYEEKLLVH
- the trmY gene encoding tRNA (pseudouridine(54)-N(1))-methyltransferase TrmY, which produces MREFILYSRMGRTDGRWKNLHDAGRLDIVYECAVASLFLSHAIRKDTVFHAILNGPPQPPLHLKVEGLTLYDVRTDVGTWTQILKKVLSGKPHPGISLSKVSFEALIREKAEKTKIYVLEEGGKDVLDVDVGENPVFVLGDHVGLPKKVEAFALRYGEKVSLGKKPYLAATCITVLNYLLDRREMFGK
- the rgy gene encoding reverse gyrase is translated as MKGIYYGLCVNCRGSISDERLLQFGICEKCLESVENVKSWRHVLRALEENGKLYFAGEVFDFHRKFSDFSMFFKRAVGRRMWSLQETWARRILLKRNFSIVAPTGVGKTVLGIVAALYFAFNGKKSYIIVPTALLVQQVAEKMDAYSERLGIKPKKICYHAALGDEERKAALEKVASGDFEILITTERFLVSHFDVLRDKNFDFVFVDDVDSFLKSPRNVDRILTILGFDNATIGLAFQLIDLRREANRLRRMGKTPLEVLEQIEAIRRKIEDYKSRNNVGLLVVSGATVKAKRTKRIKLFEELLKFQIGFKPEFLRNIKDFYIEAGGEIESQVLSLIKSFGSGCLVFVPSVFGRDYALKLSGFLNANGVRANAYVKMDEELLEKFEKGEFDALIGVASFRSPLARGIDLPDRVRYVIFAGVPRMEIKLSWEEYNPSKILTLLKNIREFLERDQQDKASQIINGLRRIVPIDKQTLERVKASIEVGARLSGYEDYVKRIVLEARDFLKSVITPKVIEQIMQSKEVSLKKRDGDFYLIVADPIAYVQASGRASRMFAGGITRGASFLLVDDEKAFHSIRRKLEFMLGEATWTRFTAKTAEKWFKKVDEDRRIIREIREGKIAKRVKDFIKAALLIVESPTKARTISRFFGKPYKRRVGNVTVFEVSTGEFVLNIVASMGHVYDLVVNEGFHGVKIQNGDFIPIYDFIKKCRKCGEQFTGLEFCPKCRSQEFYSKSELIDAMREIALEVNNIFIATDPDIEGEKIAYDIYCSLYPMNHKVERLEFHEITKGAFLQAIKNRREINLRMVEAQLVRRIEDRWIGFELSQKLWRKFQNYRLSAGRVQTPVLGWIIERASQSRRKKKVLSAVLSNGLRVSIENPNIQIPAEQLEKRISQLKARIIDLKTEERSVNPPPPYTTDTLLRDASLKLGLSATKTMMLAQDLFEMGLCTYHRTDSTTVSATGIGIAKNYIQEKYPSLFVPRRYLMEGAHECIRPTRALDVEQLKNLISMGILRFPKRLTSDHFQLYDLIFKRFIASQMREVKLLYQQFKVLIDGNQAFVENPVSILSEGFNTVLPIKTVNAVQEGEYTLKFARLLYLPAARPFTQGEVIALMKERGVGRPSTYAKTVATILERRYAVEKRNRLISTTLGFKVYKYLSLMFGEYTSEEATRRLESIMDMIEQGKADYKEILKELYQDILKIRQI